In a genomic window of Phaeodactylum tricornutum CCAP 1055/1 chromosome 6, whole genome shotgun sequence:
- a CDS encoding predicted protein gives MSEGDSRRKIGAQVTAKACHVVHLSECARRYGALRTTKVVVGTVVEVNNTRKAPNNRVSTFITADFDIGGGSVKRSTLNIRSVKLFKPDQSTVPSSPAAPIPAVDNADTDLAVPEQEEGEAVLQETSPDEELEFPAQPMMEIGIAAGEQVAGPTAQVATQVWGVEDASFVMAHETKWYADEQATLIDINGSVQSKQFGINTPIGDLLGPDSDIDGKYSRLQYFLLMFQPDQLSAMCQLTNVQLAQQNKHCMSTGELLRFFGILILATKFEFSSRSQLWSTTAPSKYIPAPAFGKTGMSRQRFDDLWRNIRWSNQCPERPEGMSSHTFRWQLVDDFVERYNNHRANTFKPSHLICVDESMSRWYGQGGEWINHGLPNYVAIDRKPENGCEIQNAACGCSGIMLRLKVVKGKTAAEDDGDYNEQLLHGTKILKELVLPWWWTDRIVCADSYFSSVGTAMELQRHGLRFIGVVKTATKQYQMRYLSTLELNQRGERRGLVMRDVDTNYSTLLAFVWMDRDRRYFVSSASSLDAGKPYVRYRWRQIDQSPDADPERLEIIIPQPKAAELYYSACGMIDRHNRSRQDTLMLERKLGTTNWLTRVNLSIFGMIVVDTWLAYSLCTGIGRANGREEKQKDFYTALAEELVDNQYDNVGSRRVFVEANLDNDSPALSRTTGEPRSGLYAHLTPTKKRRKNKDGSFSSNRLQGRCLVCSKKTTYVCSVCKDEETPHSREPWVCYTTKGKLCYANHMATCHGA, from the coding sequence ATGTCAGAAGGGGATTCCCGCCGAAAGATTGGTGCTCAGGTGACAGCGAAGGCCTGTCATGTTGTCCATTTGAGTGAGTGTGCTCGGCGATACGGTGCTTTGAGGACCACCAAGGTCGTTGTGGGGACTGTTGTGGAGGTCAACAATACCAGAAAGGCGCCAAACAACCGTGTATCAACCTTCATTACTGCTGACTTTGATATTGGTGGAGGATCAGTCAAGCGGAGCACTCTGAACATCCGTAGCgtcaaactcttcaaacCGGACCAGTCGACAGTACCATCCAGTCCCGCAGCACCAATACCGGCAGTAGACAACGCAGACACAGATTTGGCCGTTCCAGAgcaagaggaaggagaagcGGTCTTGCAGGAGACTTCTCCtgatgaagaattggaatttCCAGCACAACCGATGATGGAAATTGGAATAGCTGCGGGGGAACAGGTAGCAGGACCTACCGCACAAGTAGCCACGCAGGTTTGGGGTGTTGAAGACGCTTCCTTTGTAATGGCTCATGAAACAAAGTGGTATGCTGACGAGCAAGCTACATTGATTGATATAAATGGCAGTGTCCAAAGTAAGCAGTTTGGCATCAATACACCAATTGGCGACCTTCTTGGTCCAGACTCTGACATTGATGGAAAATATTCGCGGCTgcaatattttcttctcATGTTTCAACCCGACCAACTGAGCGCCATGTGTCAGCTAACAAATGTGCAGCTTGCCCAACAGAACAAGCACTGCATGTCAACAGGAGAGCTGCTTCGATTCTTTGGCATTCTAATTCTTGcgacaaaatttgaatttagCAGTCGATCGCAATTGTGGTCCACAACCGCGCCGTCAAAATACATTCCTGCCCCTgcattcggaaaaacaggaaTGTCGCGGCAGCGCTTTGATGATCTTTGGCGAAATATCCGATGGAGCAACCAGTGTCCTGAACGGCCGGAAGGTATGAGCTCCCATACGTTTCGGTGGCAACTTGtcgatgattttgttgaaagataCAACAATCATCGAGCCAATACTTTCAAACCATCTCATCTTATTTGTGTGGATGAATCAATGTCGCGATGGTATGGACAAGGGGGGGAATGGATAAATCATGGACTCCCCAATTATGTGGCTATTGACCGAAAGCCCGAAAACGGTTGTGAGATTCAAAATGCCGCATGCGGCTGTTCGGGTATCATGCTTCGATTGAAGGTTGTAAAGGGTAAGACAGCAGCAGAAGATGATGGGGACTACAATGAACAGTTGCTGCATGGAACAAAGATCCTCAAAGAGCTTgtccttccttggtggtggacggatCGGATTGTTTGCGCTGACTCGTATTTTTCATCTGTCGGTACAGCTATGGAGTTGCAGCGACATGGTTTGAGATTTATTGGAGTTGtaaaaacagcaacaaaacaatatCAGATGAGATACCTTTCGACTTTAGAGCTGAACCAGAGAGGCGAACGGAGAGGGCTTGTGATGCGAGATGTTGATACAAATTATAGCACtctgttggcttttgtgtggATGGACAGGGACCGCCGATATTTTGTGTCGAGTGCTTCCAGTCTGGATGCAGGCAAGCCCTACGTACGCTATCGTTGGAGACAGATTGACCAATCTCCGGATGCAGATCCAGAGAGGCTGGAAATTATCATTCCACAGCCCAAAGCAGCGGAATTATACTATTCTGCATGTGGGATGATTGACAGGCACAATCGAAGTCGTCAggatacactgatgcttgaACGAAAGTTGGGTACAACAAATTGGTTGACAAGGGTTAACCTCtcaatatttggaatgattgttgttgacacttGGTTGGCCTACAGTCTgtgtacaggaataggaaGAGCTAACGggagagaagaaaagcagaaagactTCTACACTGCCTTGGCTGAGGAGCTAGTGGATAACCAAtacgacaatgttggaagtcgcagAGTTTTCGTGGAGGCAAATTTGGACAATGACAGCCCAGCACTTTCAAGGACTACGGGAGAACCAAGAAGTGGCCTGTACGCACACCTaacaccaaccaaaaaaagaagaaagaacaaagacggtAGTTTTAGCAGCAATAGACTACAAGGACGAtgcttggtgtgttccaagaagacaacatatgtttgctcagtgtgcaaagatgaagaaacaccTCACTCCAGAGAACCGTGGGTTTGTTATACCACCAAGGGGAAGCTGTGCTATGCAAACCACATGGCTACCTGTCACGGCGCCTAA
- a CDS encoding predicted protein has protein sequence MTTRNDPRREVGSWVETKATAVTCEAECRRRYGALWNSKMVQGVISEVLVTPGFRTNRSTTNIKAQYYLGGGTFRVKTLNIRRVKLFAPSALNITNRNCEISNLDQASLSLLPREEAHSDYPKETQTPIPYTPIPPIPMDIHPGLAQVTGNNNGDENTGLDSEDQPTDRDVAPDADAHGTFWYNDSNATKCQMNGEVSFRPWGVKNTVGEIFGQGTDSRRSVSCLDYFLMMFPTTTLNTMSDETSKVLSSMGQKEISNGEMLKFFGVLILATRFEFSARASLWSTRSTSKYVPAPAFGRTGMSRERFDKVWQCLRWTKRADHLSAEMGNESVRWTMVDGFVQQFNAHRENRFRPSDLLCVDESISRWYGQGGHWINHGLPMYVAIDRKPENGCEIHNTACGRSSIMLRLRLVKTAAEEALNGERHRETLHGTMILKYLVQPWTMSDRIWLQQRN, from the coding sequence ATGACAACCAGAAATGATCCCCGGAGAGAAGTGGGTAGTTGGGTCGAAACTAAGGCCACTGCTGTCACCTGCGAAGCCGAATGTCGTCGTAGATATGGTGCCTTGTGGAATTCAAAAATGGTGCAAGGAGTGATTTCAGAAGTGCTGGTGACTCCAGGCTTTCGAACCAATCGGTCGACAACCAACATAAAGGCACAATATTATCTCGGGGGAGGAACTTTCAGGGTGAAAACATTGAATATTCGAAGAGTGAAATTATTTGCGCCTTCTGCGCTTAATATCACCAATCGCAATTGTGAAATATCAAACCTTGACCAAGCATCGTTATCTTTGCTTCCGCGAGAGGAAGCACACTCTGATTATCCCAAGGAGACACAAACTCCCATTCCGTACACTCCTATACCCCCCATACCTATGGATATCCATCCAGGATTAGCTCAAGTGACGGGTAACAACAATGGAGATGAAAATACTGGGTTGGACTCTGAAGATCAACCCACGGACCGAGATGTAGCGCCCGATGCGGATGCCCACGGAACATTCTGGTATAACGACAGCAATGCAACTAAATGTCAAATGAATGGAGAGGTCTCCTTCCGGCCGTGGGGTGTTAAAAATACTGTTGGTGAAATTTTTGGTCAAGGTACTGATTCACGAAGATCCGTTTCTTGTCTGGATTACTTTCTAATGATGTTTCCAACTACAACCCTCAATACAATGTCAGATGAGACAAGTAAAGTTCTTTCTTCTATGGGTCAAAAAGAAATATCAAATGGAGAGATGTTAAAGTTCTTTGGTGTATTAATCCTTGCCACACGCTTCGAGTTTTCGGCAAGGGCAAGCCTTTGGTCGACAAGGAGCACCTCAAAGTATGTGCCGGCTCCAGCTTTTGGTAGGACTGGGATGTCTCGGGAAAGATTTGACAAAGTGTGGCAGTGCCTTCGCTGGACCAAACGAGCTGATCATTTGTCTGCTGAAATGGGGAATGAAAGCGTTCGGTGGACTATGGTAGATGGCTTTGTTCAGCAATTTAATGCTCACCGTGAAAATCGGTTCAGACCATCTGATCTACTTTGCGTCGACGAATCAATATCACGGTGGTATGGACAGGGTGGCCATTGGATAAATCATGGACTCCCCATGTATGTTGCAATTGATAGAAAGCCGGAGAACGGGTGTGAGATTCATAACACTGCTTGCGGTCGCAGCAGCATCATGCTTCGGCTAAGGTTGGTAAAGACAGCAGCAGAAGAAGCACTTAATGGAGAGCGTCACA